In Trichoderma atroviride chromosome 2, complete sequence, one DNA window encodes the following:
- a CDS encoding uncharacterized protein (EggNog:ENOG41) has product MLCPAVVGCHNLKSKQTYTVGVDNLQPIEWNKDAMDHLVLDTRKKDMLKGLVRHHSSRNRRSERGDLIAGKGRSLVILLHGPPGVGKTLTAESVAEAVGKPLLAMSIGEMVWDETQLQERLKTEFQRAIDWDAVLLLDEADVVLEARSFEDVRRNGIVSIFLRELEYYQGVLFLTTNRVSTMDTAFQSRIQIGVGFRSMTPKIRADVWKQLLTLNGRDEILGPEAVKSIQTRLNKYELNGRQIRNVLNVAEGLAFQEYGEEGKLKYRHIEDATKAAAEFQKVLEESKSMMKLEQTVWAPYKGSDDESIF; this is encoded by the exons ATGCTTTGCCCAGCCGTTGTGGGATGTCACAACTTGAAAAGCAAGCAGACGTATACCGTCGGTGTTGATAACCTGCAGCCAATAGAATGGAACAAAGACGCAATGGATCATCTGGTGCTGGAcacgagaaagaaagatatGCTTAAAGGCCTTGTGCGCCATCACTCAAGTCGAAACCGTCGCAGTGAGAGAGGAGATCTCATTGCGGGCAAGGGACGGAGCCTTGTTATTCTCCTCCATGGGCCACCAGGT GTCGGCAAGACGCTCACCGCGGAGTCAGTTGCTGAGGCTGTAGGAAAACCTCTTTTAGCAATGAGCATTGGCGAAATGGTGTGGGATGAGACGCAGCTCCAAGAACGGTTGAAAACTGAGTTCCAACGCGCCATAGATTGGGACGCAGTTCTCCTCTTGGATGAAGCCGACGTGGTGCTCGAAGCTCGATCATTTGAAGATGTGCGGCGAAACGGCATCGTTTCCA TCTTTCTCAGAGAGCTGGAATATTACCAAGGAGTCTTATTCCTCACTACGAATAGAGTCAGCACAATGGACACTGCGTTTCAGTCACGCATTCAAATCGGCGTCGGCTTTCGGAGCATGACGCCCAAGATCCGCGCAGATGTCTGGAAGCAGCTGCTCACCCTGAATGGCAGGGATGAGATTCTGGGGCCGGAAGCGGTCAAGAGTATCCAAACGAGGTTGAACAAGTATGAACTGAATGGGCGACAGATTAGAAACGTTCTGAATGTTGCCGAGGGCCTTGCGTTCCAAGAATatggtgaagaaggaaagttGAAATACAGGCACATTGAAGACGCTACGAAAGCAGCGGCTGAATTCCAAAAGGTGTTGGAGGAGTCAAAGTCGATGATGAAGCTAGAACAGACTGTGTGGGCACCGTACAAAGGTAGCGACGACGAGTCGATATTCTAG
- a CDS encoding uncharacterized protein (EggNog:ENOG41), translating into MAQRTVSLSSSDLEYRPRAQRQDAYPTHTPYATRRSPSRDESPVDSRDSSLHSERFGNNILDFKLNGGIRVIEIWSKHLVDAIEKVNKHPPLRPTKGFFSEQEPYPTLFHHMDDIKAEIAEMDGQAPQEHLEALQRDLAYVEPIWMEARQEPSDMVSYDMIWSLFRPGDLVLREDKIGNLWLLEFINLTYTISQSRQRAGQTEKKTSLNTLLINRNEITGNLIKDHMPFDLPGFSGKRHITSLPIYPIRYQEDVARKSIQESLARRGRK; encoded by the coding sequence ATGGCCCAGAGGACAgtgtctttgtcttcctCAGACTTGGAATACAGGCCGCGTGCTCAACGACAAGATGCATACCCTACTCACACCCCATATGCGACCCGTCGCTCCCCCTCCCGCGACGAGAGTCCGGTGGACAGCCGCGATTCCTCCCTTCACTCAGAACGCTTTGGAAACAATATTCTCGACTTCAAACTCAACGGCGGGATCAGGGTGATTGAGATATGGTCAAAACATCTTGTGGACGCCATTGAAAAAGTCAACAAACACCCGCCCCTGCGGCCAACAAAGGGTTTCTTCAGTGAGCAGGAGCCGTATCCTACCCTCTTCCACCATATGGACGATATCAAGGCGGAAATCGCTGAAATGGACGGTCAAGCTCCACAAGAGCATCTAGAGGCACTACAAAGAGACTTAGCCTATGTAGAGCCCATCTGGATGGAGGCACGTCAAGAACCAAGCGACATGGTGAGCTATGACATGATATGGAGTCTTTTTCGCCCTGGTGATCTTGTTCTCCGAGAGGATAAAATCGGTAACCTGTGGCTTTTGGAATTCATTAATCTTACCTACACTATTAGTCAGAGTAGGCAGAGGGCAGGCCaaacagagaagaagacatcttTGAATACCTTGTTGATTAACAGGAATGAGATCACTGGCAACCTTATTAAGGATCACATGCCGTTTGATCTTCCTGGATTCTCCGGTAAACGGCACATCACGTCACTGCCTATTTATCCAATTCGCTACCAAGAAGACGTGGCAAGAAAAAGTATCCAAGAATCGCTTGCTAGAAGGGGTAGGAAGTGA
- a CDS encoding uncharacterized protein (EggNog:ENOG41): MDRIEVSPSWSKWYQPGSEDDAVIYTSALQKCKDINEQLNSQPWWDSQSGLVATKMVESAPIRLKPPKAYSAAWVESLIRQESERIKDRRASKNELLQRLDSSAHVLIKTATQLKPIIDILIPQSPEYSIPYACLWAIFKVCDDDNHIIARSRY; the protein is encoded by the exons ATGGACAGGATAGAAGTCTCCCCGTCTTGGAGCAAATGGTACCAGCCTGGGTCAGAGGACGATGc TGTCATCTACACCAGTGCGCTGCAAAAATGCAAGGATATCAATGAGCAGCTGAACTCACAGCCTTGGTGGGACAGCCAGTCAGGGCTGGTGGCCACAAAGATGGTCGAGAGTGCACCAATACGgctgaagccgccaaaagcGTACAGTGCAGCATGGGTGGAAAGCCTCATCAGAcaggagagcgagagaatAAAAGATAGGCGAGCGTCTAAGAATGAACTATTGCAGAGATTGGACAGTTCGGCCCATGTGCTGATTAAAACTGCAACGCAGCTCAAGCCAATTATTGACATATTGATTCCTCAGAGCCCTGAGTACTCTATCCCTTATGCTTGTCTCTGGGCAATATTCAAAGTATGCGATGACGACAACCATATAATTGCTAGGAGCCGCTATTAA
- a CDS encoding uncharacterized protein (EggNog:ENOG41~TransMembrane:1 (i251-270o)) has translation MFPTNDMKQALVEFYIHTLDLLWRLSMYYSHNYFKQLADAMLPRTKYNFSMYLENVKKVAARLKTLCEVGHMAEQKHITESIGFLNSEIHSLKRQLHITSLARSHHYASEIFDIWDSDAGNVEDEFHQWQALHFLTDIRDHWSQNGILTHLTEWRKLCDESQNSILWISTEDNGRQSWLTEFSINLIDICRSQGQLTTFAMCSRPKSAKWTPQQVLKQLLLQLLHSRPSLTISAPEVFNTRRFRKAETFDGVFQLLCAAIALLGSVVFIIDRLDECTADLAARHANIAQVLSMLVKMHPRNIRIIVTSGRVVSPPMLPGLPISFAVVSTKRRPRLLEYKSKNVAKNTRDDHISHPPPVPTPPPAPPSFSVDKHHAGQPKRLQTSYAHYSLQSLQVRGRIGWSRTESLALWV, from the exons ATGTTTCCAACAAATGACATGAAGCAAGCTCTTGTTGAGTTTTACATACACACGCTGGATTTATTATGGAGGCTTTCAATGTATTATTCTCACAATTATTTTA AGCAGCTAGCTGATGCCATGCTACCACGTACGAAATATAACTTTTCTATGTATCTCGAGAACGTCAAGAAAGTAGCAGCCAGACTCAAGACATTATGCGAAGTGGGGCATATGGCAGAGCAGAAACATATCACAGAGAGCATCGGATTCCTAAATTCTG AGATTCATTCACTAAAACGACAGCTACACATAACAAGTCTCG CGCGATCTCACCACTATGCCTCAGAAATCTTCGACATCTGGGATAGCGATGCTGGCAATGTTGAAGACGAGTTTCATCAATGGCAAGCATTGCACTTCTTGACCGATATACGCGACCACTGGAGCCAGAACGGCATTCTCACGCATCTCACAGAATGGCGCAAACTCTGCGACGAGTCCCAGAACTCGATCCTGTGGATATCAACCGAAGACAATGGCCGGCAGTCATGGCTAACCGAGTTTTCCATCAATCTAATCGATATATGCCGGTCTCAGGGCCAGCTAACAACATTTGCCATGTGTAGCCGTCCAAAGAGCGCGAAATGGACGCCACAACAGGTCttgaagcagcttcttctgcagcttctaCATTCCAGACCGAGCTTGACTATCTCAGCGCCAGAGGTTTTCAATACCAGGAGATTCCGCAAAGCAGAGACCTTTGATGGCGTCTTCCAACTCCTCTGCGCGGCCATTGCTCTGCTCGGATCCGTAGTTTTTATCATTGACCGCCTCGACGAGTGCACCGCAGATCTGGCCGCTCGACATGCCAACATTGCGCAAGTGCTTTCCATGCTGGTCAAGATGCATCCGCGCAATATCAGAATCATCGTCACCTCCGGTCGAGTAGTGTCGCCGCCGATGCTGCCTGGGCTGCCCATCAGTTTTGCAGTCGTGAGCACCAAACGCCGcccgcggctgctggagtaTAAATCGAAGAACGTCGCGAAAAATACGAGAGATGACCACATTTCCCACCCTCCCCCCGTTCccacccctccccccgctCCCCCCTCATTTTCCGTGGACAAACACCATGCCGGCCAGCCCAAGCGGCTACAAACGAGCTACGCCCATTATTCGCTCCAAAGTTTACAGGTACGGGGAAGGATTGGATGGTCGCGGACGGAATCACTCGCGCTATGGGTATGA
- a CDS encoding uncharacterized protein (EggNog:ENOG41) — MAEALGIASGVAGIVSLGIEVCQGLLEYYGSWKDAESEVMTTYNSMKDLTKILLIVESTLNSQDQTSEIIVKIHDNVALCKGGIAQLNKKLQKIKVISLPSTTGEKLLSQARRALYPFKKSTLIKLQEIVEELQAKLHLTLTTLNINISLQHFDVVSGQLKHLSIEANKTQIGIGNIQNSLADIDRRIDTIESLYGSEYLQKFCDWLSPIFNVFEKKHHDVYALPGRQDWTWEWLQDTQEFKNWLSRTERVLWCPGQPGVGKTVLSSSIINYLETQVKQPGIGIAYIYCDYNNALLTVPNFIANLLQQLFRQSPKSPENLLKIYKSYTKDTVHPRLGKCSILLRDVIESFSHVFIVVDGLDECPHREIDDIRDQLLDQLLNLPLKTQLLFTSRDLPAIALRFATDQRLEIHASRQAIEGYLQARINNSKNLRRHIQRKPSLQQAIVEMVAQKADGMFLLVRMYIDLLATKNVLGMVESTLRNLPEGLKELDTAYDDVITRIQNQDDDDVMMAKQILTWLYYAARPLNLQQLRHSLAVNLVAEADPDAIELDEDFLPDEEIIVSVCAGIVTCHAESNTVSFIHYTTKEYFKRRMDRQEIERFLHLEINIAETCLMYLSFERKEFEDFLTAREEHIDVDPELYYMLTFQRHIEKECLDWDLDTCYPLFHYAARYWGDHVKDMLGQVTQDLFMRFVQQRTGLEASVQVLAEKEYYGQRFPISISGLCLASFFGLEGIVTMLLEDGQNVNAKNEDDWTALHIAATRGHAAIVQLLIDKGASVNAVTDVPDNETSRATALHWAARSGHENVLDILLNNGADIDLRTGDGETALHWAAGKGHVGAIALLLNRGADLEAKSVHGFTPLCTAARSGQEAGVMVLIERGADLSVTTEGDSLLHFAAKGRNVEIVQLLLDKGFDVNLIGASGEYPLHAAAGSFGYRLNYKPDGVVRLLLREGADISNREGHGRTALHASALMMGGDKTARLLLESGIEVDAQDDTGETALHVAAKFGSDTVVQILIEHGADVTAETEYGETALEFAAWNGHEAIVRLLLEHLDGEDSEAWLATSRIFDVAMAGDVEAMQLLLDQGADISTAEDYEGKTPLHMAASRGHVALSRLLLENGADVDAIDLEDYTPLARAAQYGDIEVVRLLLEHEADITLGEPPLFCAIDPSMGYGDVEIVQLLLENGADVSATHQRWGTTLDAAMHQDSELIIDLLLEYGAVVGPQNKDGETAETAPLRVKQELLSIRDIQVRNLKIFYADLL; from the exons ATGGCAGAGGCACTTGGGATTGCATCTGGGGTTGCGGGGATAGTGTCTCTTGGTATTGAAGTCTGCCAAGGCCTGCTTGAGTATTACGGTTCTTGGAAAGATGCCGAGAGTGAAGTGATGACAACATACAACTCCATGAAGGATCTCACCAAGATTTTACTTATTGTGGAGTCAACTCTCAATAGTCAAGACCAGACGTCAGAGATTATTGTCAAAATCCATGACAATGTTGCACTCTGCAAAGGCGGAATTGCCCAATTGAACAAAAAGCTTCAAAAGATCAAAGTCATCTCGTTGCCCAGCACCACAGGCGAGAAGTTACTTTCGCAAGCTCGGAGAGCCCTATATCCATTCAAGAAAAGCACATTGATCAAACTGCAAGAAATTGTGGAAGAGTTGCAAGCCAAACTGCATTTGACTCTCACAACACTCAATAT CAACATCTCCCTTCAACATTTTGATGTCGTGTCTGGTCAACTCAAACATTTATCCATCGAAGCGAATAAAACTCAGATAGGAATTGGGAACATTCAAAACTCGCTGGCAGATATTGATCGCAGAATCGATACAATAGAGTCCCTCTATGGCA GTGAATATCTTCAAAAATTTTGCGACTGGCTTTCTCCTATATTCAATGTGTTTGAGAAAAAGCACCACGATGTCTACGCATTACCTGGCCGACAAGACTGGACGTGGGAATGGCTTCAAGACACTCAAGAATTCAAGAATTGGCTCTCCAGAACAGAAAGAGTATTGTGGTGTCCAGGACAAC CTGGCGTCGGAAAGACTGTACTATC ATCGTCTATTATTAACTACTTGGAGACTCAGGTTAAACAACCTGGTATTGGTATCGCATATATATACTGTGACTACAACAATGCGTTGCTCACAGTTCCCAACTTCATTGCGAACCTTTTGCAACAGCTATTCCGGCAAAGTCCAAAAAGTCCTGAAAACCTTCTCAAGATTTACAAAAGCTATACCAAGGACACTGTTCACCCAAGACTTGGAAAATGTTCCATATTGCTTCGAGATGTCATTGAGAGCTTCTCACATGTCTTTATTGTGGTCGACGGGCTCGACGAATGTCCTCACCGCGAGATTGATGATATCCGAGACCAACTTTTAGACCAACTGTTAAACCTGCCTCTCAAAACTCAGCTTCTGTTCACTTCTCGAGATTTGCCAGCCATTGCGCTCAGGTTCGCAACAGATCAGCGCTTGGAGATTCACGCAAGTAGGCAGGCTATCGAGGGCTATCTCCAGGCGCGCATCAATAACTCGAAGAACTTGCGTCGCCACATTCAAAGAAAGCCTAGCTTACAACAGGCCATTGTCGAGATGGTTGCACAAAAAGCAGATGGAAT GTTCCTGCTTGTTCGAATGTATATCGACTTGTTGGCCACGAAAAACGTTCTCGGAATGGTTGAAAGTACACTGAGAAATCTTCCAGAAGGGTTGAAAGAACTGGACACAGCTTACGACGATGTTATCACGAGAATCCAAAAtcaagacgatgacgacgtcATGATGGCCAAACAGATTTTGACTTGGCTCTACTATGCTGCCCGACCTCTAAATCTCCAGCAACTTCGCCACAGCCTGGCTGTCAACCTGGTGGCCGAGGCTGATCCAGATGCTATTGAGTTGGACGAGGATTTTCTCCCCGATGAAGAAATCATAGTCTCCGTATGTGCTGGCATAGTGACTTGCCACGCTGAGAGCAATACGGTATCATTCATCCACTACACCACAAAGGAATACTTCAAACGGAGAATGGATCGACAAGAAATTGAACGATTTTTACATTTGGAAATAAACATCGCAGAGACCTGTCTCATGTACCTGTCTTTCGAACGCAAGGAGTTTGAAGACTTTCTAACAGCGAGGGAAGAACACATAGACGTGGACCCAGAACTTTACTATATGCTTACATTCCAGAGGCATATCGAGAAAGAGTGCCTCGATTGGGACCTTGATACTTGTTACCCACTCTTCCATTACGCAGCTCGATACTGGGGAGACCATGTTAAGGATATGCTCGGACAGGTCACCCAAGATCTATTCATGAGATTTGTGCAGCAGCGAACCGGTTTGGAGGCATCTGTTCAGGTGTTGGCCGAGAAGGAGTATTATGGACAAAGATTTCCGATTTCAATATCAGGCCTTTGCCTAGCATCATTCTTCGGATTGGAAGGAATAGTGACGATGTTATTAGAAGACGGTCAAAATGTAAACGCGAAGAACGAAGATGATTGGACGGCACTTCATATAGCTGCCACAAGAGGACATGCGGCAATAGTGCAGCTATTGATTGACAAGGGCGCAAGCGTCAATGCGGTGACAGACGTGCCTGACAACGAGACTTCCAGAGCAACAGCCCTGCACTGGGCCGCACGAAGCGGTCATGAGAACGTGCTGGATATCTTGCTCAATAACGGCGCGGACATTGATTTGCGGACCGGGGACGGCGAAACAGCACTCCACTGGGCAGCAGGGAAGGGCCACGTAGGAGCCATTGCACTGTTGTTGAACAGAGGTGCGGATTTGGAAGCAAAGTCCGTACACGGGTTCACACCGCTATGTACTGCAGCCCGGAGTGGGCAAGAAGCTGGTGTGATGGTTTTGATTGAGAGAGGCGCTGATCTCTCGGTCACCACCGAGGGAGATTCTCTCCTCCATTTCGCCGCTAAAGGTAGAAATGTAGAGATAGTACAGCTGCTTCTAGACAAAGGCTTTGATGTAAATCTCATCGGTGCAAGTGGCGAATACCCTCTGCACGCCGCGGCGGGGTCTTTTGGTTATAGACTTAATTATAAGCCAGACGGTGTCGTCAGGCTGTTACTGAGGGAAGGAGCAGATATTTCTAACAGAGAGGGACATGGAAGAACAGCGCTTCACGCTAGCGCTTTGATGATGGGGGGCGATAAAACGGCGCGCCTGCTTCTAGAGAGCGGAATTGAGGTTGACGCTCAGGACGACACCGGGGAGACTGCGTTGCATGTCGCTGCCAAGTTCGGAAGCGACACTGTCGTGCAGATACTTATCGAACATGGAGCTGATGTCACTGCGGAGACTGAATACGGAGAGACTGCGTTGGAATTCGCAGCTTGGAATGGCCATGAAGCCATAGTGCGGCTCCTATTGGAGCACCTTGACGGAGAGGATTCTGAAGCTTGGCTGGCCACTTCACGTATTTTCGATGTCGCCATGGCTGGTGATGTAGAAGCCATGCAGCTACTCCTTGATCAAGGGGCTGATATTAGTACAGCAGAGGATTACGAGGGGAAGACACCGCTACATATGGCTGCCAGCAGAGGTCACGTCGCGCTATCCAGGCTGTTACTCGAGAACGGCGCCGACGTCGATGCAATTGACTTGGAAGACTACACTCCTCTTGCTAGGGCTGCTCAATACGGAGACATCGAAGTTGTACGTCTTCTTCTAGAGCATGAAGCAGACATTACGCTAGGGGAACCACCATTATTTTGTGCTATTGATCCGAGCATGGGTTATGGTGATGTAGAGATTGTTCAGCTGCTGTTAGAGAACGGAGCTGATGTATCTGCGACTCACCAGCGTTGGGGAACTACATTGGATGCAGCTATGCACCAAGATTCAGAGCTAATAATCGATTTACTGCTTGAATATGGAGCCGTGGTTGGGCCGCAAAATAAAGACGGAGAAACTGCAGAAACTGC CCCTCTTCGAGTCAAACAAGAACTGCTGTCTATTCGGGATATTCAAGTGAGAAATCTCAAGATCTTTTATGCAGATCTGCTGTAA
- a CDS encoding uncharacterized protein (EggNog:ENOG41~TransMembrane:1 (o185-209i)), protein MENPAQEIASVIDTLTKGSPQQQEDALNTYFLPNASFIHPFCRVPSFSQGSIPLARDLDSRWLILGIYRWYRTLSPRIDLTVDSAVYDQRNSTLFVSIRQTFSIWFIPFHKSSVKLVSVLQLAQRSSSEPGQLPAKNGTDGRSSSALSGPGQERLRYYITSQEDLYQTNDFVAFVLPYFGPLLVFLWQLYATGLSVIGSLLFLPVYYFLNGSGVKARREA, encoded by the exons ATGGAGAATCCAG CTCAAGAAATCGCCTCTGTCATTGACACTCTCACCAAAGgctcgccgcagcagcaggaagaCGCGCTCAACACCTACTTTCTCCCCAATGCGTCCTTCATCCACCCGTTTTGTCGCGTGCCGTCCTTCTCACAGGGCTCTATCCCGCTGGCAAGGGATCTCGACTCGCGCTGGCTCATCCTCGGCATCTATCGCTGGTATCGCACGCTGAGTCCGCGCATTGATCTCACAGTAGACTCTGCTG TATATGATCAGCGCAACAGCACGTTATTCGTCTCTATTCGCCAGACCTTTTCAATATGGTTCATTCCCTTCCATAAATCTTCCGTCAAACTGGTCTCTGTCTTGCAGCTCGCGCAGAGATCGTCATCAGAACCTGGACAACTGCCCGCGAAAAATGGCACAGACGGTCGATCGTCATCTGCGCTGTCCGGCCCAGGCCAAGAGAGGCTGAGATACTACATTACCAGCCAAGAGGACTTGTATCAAACAAACGACTTTGTCGCGTTTGTGCTGCCATATTTTGGGCCTCTATTGGTGTTTTTGTGGCAGCTGTATGCTACCGGCCTTTCTGTAATTGGGTCTCTCTTATTTCTGCCAGTGTATTACTTTTTGAACGGCAGCGGTGTAAAAGCCAGAAGAGAGGCATAG
- a CDS encoding uncharacterized protein (EggNog:ENOG41~SECRETED:SignalP(1-27)~TransMembrane:3 (o407-424i445-464o476-493i)) gives MPRDTGVANPLFHPLLFLYQLLQWVISTLIAPNPPPKNTELKRPRIAIIGAGLTGVSAAAHCVGHGFDVTIFEAGPRERLGGIWSRVNETSGLQIHSVMYRFHPSVKWERGYPTRKEIVEQVEQVWKRYGLDEKTKFGVKVKGLKQDEQTRWIINNDPSLGRFDGLIAATGTCGDPKMPHIPGMEKFKGEIYHSSELTGKDAKNKHVAIIGGGASAVEALEFAFSAGAAKVSILSRSDKWIIPRNMIVDTLLSLNIFGQETFLSFIPEFFLRKFFYRDLEDLAPTHDKGIFMGTPMVNSDVMDKLRQGKAEWVRGDIEGFKKSGVQVNRRSRGVPKDGPGHEELIKADMVIMATGFKRPSLAILPDDCFQDPYGPPNWYLQTFPPAHPSISAINSTFVEAIGTVGNWHIGIYTRILLMFLLDPLTRPSRWWMERWIDMTRTLKKFSPMGAFDFFTYLELVWWFVFCVTFNPFRWKWALFVFFGIGIGIPNAIMEQEKKFMNGEAYKNRDEGTSF, from the exons ATGCCTCGAGACACGGGCGTTGCGAATCCGCTCTTCCACCCACTACTCTTCCTCtaccagctgctgcaatgggTCATCAGCACCCTCATTGCCCCTAATCCTCCTCCTAAAAATACTGAATTGAAGCGCCCGagaatcgccatcatcggaGCTGGACTCACTGGCGTTTCGGCGGCAGCTCACTGCGTTGGCCATGGCTTTGACGTGACGATTTTCGAGGCGGGCCCGAGGGAGCGCCTTGGTGGTATTTGGAGC AGGGTAAATGAAACATCTGGCCTCCAAATTCACTCCGTCATGTACCGCTTCCATCCCTCTGTCAAATGGGAGCGCGGCTATCCCACTCGCAAGGAAATTGTAGAGCAAGTCGAGCAAGTTTGGAAACGCTACGGCCTGGACGAAAAGACCAAGTTTggcgtcaaggtcaagggccTCAAGCAGGACGAACAGACGCGATGGATCATCAACAATGATCCTTCTCTGGGTCGATTTGACGGCTTGATTGCGGCGACTGGAACCTGCGGCGATCCCAAAATGCCACACATTCCTGGTATGGAGAAGTTTAAGGGAGAAATCTACCACTCTAGCGAGCTTACTGG AAAGGATGCCAAAAACAAACACGTCGCCATCATCGGTGGAGGAGCCTCAGCCGTCGAAGCACTCGAATTTGCATTTTCCGCCGGTGCGGCAAAGGTCTCAATTCTTTCTCGATCTGACAAATGGATCATCCCGCGAAACATGATTGTCGACACGCTCCTCAGTCtcaacatctttggccaAGAAACTTTCCTCTCCTTCATCCCCGAGTTCTTCCTCCGCAAGTTCTTTTACCGCGACCTTGAGGATCTGGCGCCGACTCATGACAAGGGCATCTTTATGGGCACGCCAATGGTCAACTCTGATGTCATGGACAAGCTTCGTCAGGGCAAAGCAGAATGGGTCCGCGGTGACATTGAAGGAttcaagaagagcggcgTCCAGGTCAATCGTCGTTCTCGCGGTGTTCCAAAAGACGGCCCTGGCCACgaggagctcatcaaggccgACATGGTCATCATGGCAACTGGTTTCAAGCGACCCTCACTGGCAATTCTTCCCGATGACTGTTTCCAAGATCCCTATGGACCGCCAAACTGGTACCTGCAGACTTTCCCTCCAGCACACCCATCCATCTCCGCCATCAACTCTACCTTTGTGGAGGCAATTGGTACTGTCGGTAACTGGCACATTGGCATCTACACTCGCATCCTCCTCATGTTCCTGCTTGACCCCCTAACACGACCAAGCCGATGGTGGATGGAGCGCTGGATCGACATGACGCGCACGCTGAAGAAGTTTAGCCCAATGGGTGCTTTTGACTTCTTTACCTATCTCGAGCTGGTCTGGTGGTTTGTCTTTTGCGTGACATTCAACCCGTTCCGATGGAAGTGGGCACTTTTCGTATTCTTCGGCATTGGTATTGGGATTCCAAACGCAATTatggagcaggaaaagaagtTTATGAATGGGGAAGCTTACAAGAATAGAGATGAGGGGACGAGCTTTTAG